The sequence below is a genomic window from Brevibacillus laterosporus.
TGTAGGAATTAGCCCGATTGCGGCTGCAACCTTGGCCAGAGAACAAGGCATCACAGTAAATGTGATTGGAGTGGTAGATAAGAACGAATTGGGTGAGAAAGGAGAACAGGAAATCCGTGAAATGGCACAAGCGGGAGGAGGACTAAGCGACATCGTTTATCCTGCACAGTTAGCCCAAACTGTCCAAATGTTAACGCGAAAAGCGATGACCAGAACCATTCAACATGTGGTGAACAAAGAATTAAAGCAAATTCTAGGTGATGCTGAATTAGATGGACTTGCTCCTGAAAAACGAATGCAGGTGGCAGGTATGGTAGATGAATTGGGCGAACAAAGTGCTCTAGAAGTGGTCATGATTGTCGATACGTCCGCTTCCATGAAAAATAAAATGGCAGCAGTACAGCAAGCCATCTATGATTTTAGCATTAGCTTACGTTCCCGCAGCGGAAGTAGTAGAATGGCCGTTTGCTCATTTCCTGGGAAAGAAAAGCATCTTGAAGTGCGCATTCCCTGGACGGATCAAGTAGAAAAGGCTTATCAATTGACGGCAGGTTTAACCATGAGCGGGATAACTCCGACCGGACCTGCTATTACGGAAGCAATTGCCTTGTTTGAACACGTGGAGCTACCTAAACCTTTAGCGGATCGCTACCGTACGAGCAGAAAAGCGAATGAAGAAGATGACGGTTATTTGCAAGACCATGTATTCTAATTCCTTGTTACCCGATGCTCCCCATTATTTTACAGGAAAATGGCACCATCAAACATATTCAGTGGTAAAAGAACTAGGTAGAGGAGCCAATGGTGTCGTCTACCTAGTTCTTCATGAAGGCAAAAAGGTAGCGATTAAGATGGGTGCTGATTCCATTGATTTATTAATGGAAGCAAACGTGCTAAAAAGTTTACAATCTCATAACCAAAAGATTGGACCAAACATATATGATGTAGATGACATGATCTTAAAAGGTAAGGTATACGCCTTTTATGCAATGGAATATATTGAAGGAGAACGGTTGGACCATAGTTTGAATAGAGTAGGCAAAGAGTGGCTTACTTTGTTATGCACGCAAATACTGTCCCATTTACAAATTATTCATGAGTTAGGTTATGTATTTGGCGATCTAAAGCCAGAGAACATTATTGTTGTACAAGCTGGCAAGCAGGTATGCCTCATTGATTTTGGTGGGGTAACTAAGTCAGGCCATGCCGTTCGTCAATTTACAGAAGAGTATGATCGCGCCAATTGGCAGGCAGGGGATCGTAAGGCTGATGTTGCATACGATCTGTTTTCGTTAGCGGTCATGATGATCAGGCTAACCACTGATAAGGAGAAATGGATAACTCTCCCCGTATCAGGGCGACATGTTCAAAAGCTTTATGATATAATACGGGACAACGAATTGTTAGCTCCTTACCGCCCCATATTGGTTAAAGCATTGGATGGGAAATATTCAACCGCTGCTCAGATGAAAGCTGACTTCTTGCAAGCGTTTCGACAAAAATCAGAGACGAGGGTAAGAGTAACCAAGAAGACAGGGGAGGGAATAGGAAGCAAAATTATTGGGGGAATCTTTGTTGCCTCTATGCTTTTGCTTGCTGGCTCGTTGTATTATGTATGGATGTGAGGGATCATTCTGCATGACGTCGAATAATTATGTGATGGAGACGTGCCTATTAGCTGGAGAGATTATGATTCGTAATGGAGCGGAAACATATCGTGTGGAAGAGACGATGACTCATATTGCACAGGCTGCAGGTATGAAAAGCGTCCATAGTTCCGTGACAACAACCAGCATTATTTTTTCCTTTAAAGATAATAACGGTGTGGATCGTACCCGTATGACTCGAATGCGTGACCGAACGATTAATTTAAACAAGGTAACGTTGGTCAATCAGGTATCCCGTCACTTTGTGTCGGGGGAGATTACCTTGGACGAAGCGCATATCCAATTGGAAGAGATCCAGAGCATACGCTTCCAATTTTCGGATCGTGTGTTAAATGTAGCGGCTGGTTTAGGCAGCGGCTCTTTTGCTGTTTTGATTGGTGGGACTTTTCTTGATTTTTTCCCCAGTGCCATTGCAGGGGCAATCGTCTTTGCCAGTGCCAATTACTTGTATCGCTTTCTTAAAATACCCTTTTTTGCCGAATTATCTGCCTCTTTTTTAGGAGGAATGTTTACGCTGATTGCCTCGTGGCTTTTTCCCAATTATCTGCATCTTGGTGTTATGATTATAGGAGCGATGATTCCCTTGTTTCCGGGAGTAGCTTTGACGAACTCCGTGCGTGATTTAATGGCAGGGGATTTGGTTGCCGGGATGGCGAGAGGAGTCGAGGCAGGATTAACTGCCTTAGCGGTAGCCGTTGCGGCCGCATCTGTCTTGTCATTATAGGAGGGGATCAGGCATATGTTGCTGGGTATGCTGTTGAGTTTTATCATTACCATTGCCTATGCTATGTTGTTTAATGCACCAAAACGTACCATTCTTTTTGCAGGTTTAATTGGAATGATGGGATGGTATATCTATAAATTGCTACCGGTGTTTGGAGCGGAGCTTACTCTTTCATCTTTTGCAGCGGGGACGTTTATCTCGCTGAGCAGCCGAATTCTTTCAGTGAAGATGCGTGTTCCTTCTACTAATTTTAGTATTGCGGGAATCATTCCATTAGTTCCAGGTTCGACTGCTTATAAATCGATGTTAGCGTTTATTAAAGCTGACTACTTGGAAGGAATTACGCTTGGGGTTAAGACAATGATGTTAGCCGGGGCTATCGCTTCTGGTTTAATACTTGGCCTCTCCATCTTCTCTCTATGGAAAGGAATCGTGGCGCGTTATGTACGAAAAAGTACAAAAGCGAATGGAGCAGGATAAGCTGCTTTTGCCACATGAATCGATTGTGGTAGGAGTTTCCGGCGGAGTAGATTCTACAGCGCTGTTGCATATCTTAAGCAAAATGAATGAACAATATCAGTATGGTTGGAACTTGTACGCTGTTCACTTGAATCATGGCTTTCGCGGAGAAGAGTCTGACCAAGATGCCGCATACGTGGAGGACTTGTGTCATACATTAGGAGTTAAGTGCTACTCCTTTTATGAAAGCGTGCCTGATAAAATGAGGGAAACTGGTCAGGGACCTCAAGTTGCAAGTCGTGAACTACGGTATCAATACTATCAACAAGTGGCAAGAGAAGTAGGGGCCAGTAAAGTGGCGCTTGCCCATCATGCTGATGATCAAGTGGAGACTATTTTGTTTCGCATGGTGAGGGGTACCAGTTTACATGGGTTTACCGGTATGCCGTATCGCAGGTGGTTACAGACAGAGCAAATCGAGTTGGTTCGTCCACTTCTTCATGTTTTTCGCGAGGAGCTAGAAGCCTACTGTGAAGCGTATCAGTTGCAACCACGACACGATAGTAGCAATGATTCACGAAAGTACAAACGCAATTTATTGCGGCACGAAGTAACACCCCACTTACAACAAGTCAACCTCAGATACAGAGAACACGTGCTTCAGTTGGCGGAGATGGCCAGAGTGGATGACGACTACCTGCAAAAGCTGAGTCAAGAGGCGCTTAATAGGATAATAGTAAGGAAAGAGCCTGATGAAATTATCCTAGATAGGAAGTGCTTAAAAACTTTTGACCTTGCTTTACAAAGGAGAATGATTCCTCTAATATTAAGTTATCTCGCAACTGAAACGGAGTGGTCTCTGCAACATGTGGAGGCCGTTTTGCGTATCATTTTCGAGGGGAATCCTTCTGCAGTACTACATTTGCCCTCTCATATTTTTGTACAGAGGGTCTATGAGCAGGTATGTTTTCGTAGGCAAAAAGCAACTGCTCAAGATTTGTCCCAGCCGTATTCTTACCCTATCGCCATACCTGGCACGACATGGATAGAAGAGGCGGGAATGTTTATACATACAAAACGGTATGATTCCTTATCTGATTTACCTAATCTGTTATCTTTATCTCCTTATATTGCTGTATGTGACGCCGATGCTTTAGCAGGTGAATGCATCATTCGCAGCAGGATGCCGGGTGACCGTATTCAACTCGGAAAGGCTAATCATATTTACAGCAAAAAGATAAAGGAGCTATTTATTGATGAAAAAGTACCAAAAAGCAGGCGTGATCGAATCCCTATTCTAGTAGCCGGGGATCAAATCATTTGGATACCTGGTGTAAAGCGGTCGACGCATGCGATGATACACGAGAAATCCCATGCTTTTGTTATCATGCAGGCGGATTTCAGAGAAGAGTAGCAGGAGGTTACATATGAATAATGATATAAAAGAAATTATGCTTTCGAAGGAAGAAATTGATCAAAAGGTAAAAGAACTGGGCAAAATCTTAGCAGATGAGTATCGTGATAAGAATCCTTTGGTTATTTGTATCTTAAAAGGTGCCATCGTCTTCATGGCAGATCTTCTTCGTGAGATGGATATCAAATGCGAGATGGATTTTATGGCGGTATCCAGCTATGGAAACAGTACGGAGTCCTCTGGAGTTGTACGTATTCTAAAAGATTTGGATGCAACTGTACAAAATCGTCATGTCCTGATTGTGGAGGATATTATGGATAGTGGTTTGACGTTAAGCCATTTGGTAGAGCTATTAAAACAACGTCATGCTGCATCCGTAAAAGTAGTTACGCTTCTAAATAAACCAGAGCGTCGTAATGTAAATATTACTCCTGATTACAGTGGTTTTACTATTCCTGATGAGTTTGTGGTTGGTTACGGTCTTGATTATGCTGAGACCTATCGCAATCTTCCTTATATCGGTGTTTTAAAACCTGAAATTTATTCGAAATAGTCGAGAGCTAGCAAGGTTGTGAATGGGTTTTACTCTATGCTAAAATAATGGAAGTGTCTTTTTTCGTGAGAGGAGGTAAGCAATGAATCGTTTTTTTCGGAATACAGGTTTTTATTTACTGATTTTCCTTGTCACGGTAGGGATTGTGAATTTTGTCCTCTCCGGAACCGATAAGATGGCTCCAATTTCTTATCAGGAGCTACGTAATAACCTCAATCAAGACAATATTGAGGAGGCATCTCTCCGCGTTGAGGGAGGTACATATCGGGTAGAGGGTAAGCTCAAACAGGCCCCAACCGGTAAGGAATCATTCTATACCAATGCACCGATTTATGATGAACAACTGGTTAAACTGATCAATGATAAGATTGATGCTAAGAAGATTGCTAAAGTGGAATATAAACCAGCAGAGGGTAATAGTATCTGGCTAACATTCCTAACTTCTATCATTCCTTTCGTGATCATCTTTATCTTGTTCTTCTTCCTGTTAAATCAGGCACAGGGTGGCGGAAGTCGAGTTATGAACTTCGGTAAGAGCAAGGCGAAGTTATATAACGACGAAAAGAAAAAAGTTACATTTGAAGATGTAGCTGGTGCTGATGAGGAGAAAGCAGAGCTTGTAGAGGTCGTAGAATTCTTAAAAGACCCACGCAAATTCGCTGCTGTAGGTGCCCGCATCCCTAAAGGGGTACTGTTAGTAGGTCCTCCAGGTACAGGTAAAACATTGCTTGCACGTGCCGTTGCTGGTGAAGCAGGCGTGCCATTCTTTAGCATTTCAGGTTCTGACTTCGTTGAGATGTTTGTCGGGGTTGGGGCATCACGTGTACGTGATTTATTTGAGAATGCAAAGAAAAATGCTCCGTGTATCATTTTCATTGACGAAATTGATGCCGTTGGTCGTCAACGTGGTGCTGGTCTTGGTGGAGGTCACGATGAACGTGAACAAACGCTAAACCAATTGCTTGTTGAGATGGATGGTTTCGGGGCAAATGAAGGAATTATTATGATTGCAGCAACTAATAGACCTGACATTCTTGACCCAGCTTTGTTGCGTCCTGGACGTTTTGACCGTCAAGTAACGGTAGATCGCCCTGACGTACGTGGTCGTGAGGCAGTGCTGAAGGTACATGCACGCAATAAACCATTAGGCGAAGACCTGAATTTGGATATCATTGCTCGCCGTACCCCAGGCTTTACAGGTGCTGATCTTGAGAACCTGTTAAATGAAGCAGCATTGCTTACAGCTCGTAAAAATAAGAAGCAAATCAACATGTTAGAAGTAGATGAGGCGATTGATCGTGTCATTGCTGGTCCTGCTAAGAAGTCTCGTGTCGTAAGCGAAGACGAACGTCGTCTTGTAGCTTATCACGAAGCAGGTCATACTATCGTTGGTTTCCATCTAAAACGTGCAGATATGGTACACAAAGTAACCATTATCCCACGTGGGCAAGCAGGCGGTTATACTATTATGTTGCCAAAAGAAGATCGCTTCTTTGCTACAAAAAAAGATCTGGAAGACAAAATTGTGGGTCTGCTTGGTGGACGTGTTGCGGAAGAGTTGGTTCTGGGTGACATCTCAACTGGAGCTCATAACGACTTCCAACGTGCTACAGCAATTGCGCGTAGCATGATTACCGAATATGGTATGAGTAATTTGGGGCCAATGCAATTCGGTCAATCTCAAGGTCAAGTATTCTTGGGACGCGACTTTGGACATGAGCGTAATTACTCTGAACAAATCGCTTACGAAATTGACCAAGAAATGCAACGGATCATTAATGAACAATATCAACGTTGTAAAGACTTGTTGATTCAATATGGAGATCAGTTAGAAGCAATTGCACAAACCCTGCTTCGCGTGGAAACACTTGATGCCGAACAGATCAAACAGATCGTTGAAAACGGCAAGCTGGATAAAGAGCCTGGAGAAGATGATGTAGTAGTAAACATTCAATCCAAGCCTGAAGAAGCAGTTAATCAAGTAACCATTGATAAACTGACGCAAGAGCCAAAACCAGAAGTTACAAAAACGGATGAAACACTTGACCATCCTGATAATCAAGAACCGAAATAAGAGCGCCGGATGGTGCTCTTATTTTTTTCTCGATTAGATTTTGTCTATCACAACAGTGGGGGGATCAGCATGAGTGTAGCAAATTGTAAAATCGTAGCGTTTGATATGGATGGAACATTGTTAAATGGAGAAGCAAAAATGTCCCGAGAAACATGGAAAGCATGCGAAGAATTACAACAGCAAGGGGTAAAGCTTCTTCTATCTACAGGGAGACCATTTGTTTCTGCCCGTATCGCATCAGACTACTATCCTTTTGATGGTTATGTGTGTAGTAATGGAGCTGCTTTGTTTACTGAGGATGGCACTTTATTAAAATATGCTGAATTACCGAAAGAAGTTATTATTGCTCTTGTAGAAAAAGGAAGACTGCAAGACGTTTATTATGAGGTGCACGATCAAAACAGTAATCGTTGGATGGTAGAGGAAGATAAAGAGCGCATTAGAGAGATGCTCTTCTCAGAGCCTTTCGTAACAGAGGGAATTACCTTAGAGCATACAAAACGTGAATTTGCTAACCGTCAATTTTCTTATAACGAATTAGCAAAGTTTCTGCCTAAAGATGAGCTTTTAGGCAAAATTGCTTCTGGAGAATTTGTGATTAGCAAGATGTTCTTCTGGCATAAGGATACAAGCGTGTTGGAGTGGCTACGCGAACAGACGACAGAGTTTGTTGGAAAGGTGAGTCTAACTAGTTCTGGACCATTTAATATGGAAGTGATTCCGCTTGGGTTAAGTAAATGGGTCGGATTGCAAACCTTTATGGACAAATGGAGCATACCTGCATCGGAAATTGCTGCATTCGGGGATGCAATGAATGATTTTGAGATCTTGTCACATGTCGGGCATCCAGTTGTAATGGAAAATGCCGAGGATGAAGTTAAAAAACTTGCGAAATATATGGCGAAACACCATTGTGAAGATGGAGTGGCATGCTTTATTCGGGAATATATGCTACCTAATAAGTAAGCGTTTTACAGTTGGCCTACCCCTTGCTAATTGACAAATAGTCGTTTGAGACAGTACAATAGCGCCGAAATCGTTTACATCACCTAGCAGGGGGTTAAGGGTATGGAAGCTTTAGCTCTACAAAAGAAAGAGCAACGCAATGCCGAATTAAGAGAGCGATTGTTACAGCTAAAAAAAGAACGTAATGCTATTATTTTAGCTCATTTTTACCAACGTCCAGAGATTCAGGAAGTAGCTGATTTTATTGGGGATTCCTTTGGACTAGCACAAAAGGCAAAAGAAACAGAAGCAGATGTTATTTTATTTTGTGGCGTTCATTTTATGGGTGAAAGTGCAAAAATTCTCAATCCAAACAAAACGGTTATCATTCCTGATGAACGAGCTGGTTGCCCGATGGCAGATATGGTTAACGTAGAAGGTTTGCGCAAAGTAAAAGCTCAACACCCCAATGCAAAAGTGGTAGCTTACATCAACACCTCAGCAGATGTAAAGGCAGAAACGCATATCTGCTGTACATCCTCCAATGCTCAGAGGGTAATCGAGTCAGTAGATAGTGACGAGATTATTTGGGTTCCTGACAAAAATCTGGGGCATTATGTGTCACAATTCACAAGCAAAAAAATGATTATTTGGGAAGGGTACTGTAACACACATGATCAGTTATCTGTGCAGGATATCATGCTGATGAAGGCAGAATACCCAGAAGCGCTAGTGGTAGTGCACCCCGAATGTCGTCCAGAAGTTGTTGCATTGGCTGACTATGTAGGTTCCACTACTGGAATACTGAAGTTCTGTAAAGAATCTAGCAAAAAAGAATTTATAATTGGTACAGAAGATGGAACACGTTATATGTTAGAAAAGGATAGTCCAAATAAACATTTTTATTATGCTTCCAAGTATTTGGTCTGTCCAAATATGAAAGTAAATACATTGAAAAAGTGTGTAGAAGCGTTAGAGACCTTAAAACCGCAAATCTATGTGCCAGAACATGTGGCAAATGCAGCACGGGCTTCGTTAGAACGCATGCTAGAAGTAGCCCCAGGTTGATTCAAATCGATAAATAAATGATATACGTAAAGATAAAGAAAAGTCTGCGCCGGATGAGCGTAGACTTTTTTGAACTATTGGGAAGTATTGTTTCAATTTTCACCTGATAGGTACGATTATCATATTTGTGTGATTAAGCAGTAGGCATAGGCGTAGGAGTTGGGTCGGCATAGCCCTTGCTAAAATTCTCGTCGATATGTGTACGAATTTCTAGTTTTGTTTTACCTTCTT
It includes:
- a CDS encoding threonine/serine exporter — protein: MTSNNYVMETCLLAGEIMIRNGAETYRVEETMTHIAQAAGMKSVHSSVTTTSIIFSFKDNNGVDRTRMTRMRDRTINLNKVTLVNQVSRHFVSGEITLDEAHIQLEEIQSIRFQFSDRVLNVAAGLGSGSFAVLIGGTFLDFFPSAIAGAIVFASANYLYRFLKIPFFAELSASFLGGMFTLIASWLFPNYLHLGVMIIGAMIPLFPGVALTNSVRDLMAGDLVAGMARGVEAGLTALAVAVAAASVLSL
- a CDS encoding threonine/serine exporter; translated protein: MLLGMLLSFIITIAYAMLFNAPKRTILFAGLIGMMGWYIYKLLPVFGAELTLSSFAAGTFISLSSRILSVKMRVPSTNFSIAGIIPLVPGSTAYKSMLAFIKADYLEGITLGVKTMMLAGAIASGLILGLSIFSLWKGIVARYVRKSTKANGAG
- the nadA gene encoding quinolinate synthase NadA: MEALALQKKEQRNAELRERLLQLKKERNAIILAHFYQRPEIQEVADFIGDSFGLAQKAKETEADVILFCGVHFMGESAKILNPNKTVIIPDERAGCPMADMVNVEGLRKVKAQHPNAKVVAYINTSADVKAETHICCTSSNAQRVIESVDSDEIIWVPDKNLGHYVSQFTSKKMIIWEGYCNTHDQLSVQDIMLMKAEYPEALVVVHPECRPEVVALADYVGSTTGILKFCKESSKKEFIIGTEDGTRYMLEKDSPNKHFYYASKYLVCPNMKVNTLKKCVEALETLKPQIYVPEHVANAARASLERMLEVAPG
- a CDS encoding HAD family hydrolase, whose protein sequence is MSVANCKIVAFDMDGTLLNGEAKMSRETWKACEELQQQGVKLLLSTGRPFVSARIASDYYPFDGYVCSNGAALFTEDGTLLKYAELPKEVIIALVEKGRLQDVYYEVHDQNSNRWMVEEDKERIREMLFSEPFVTEGITLEHTKREFANRQFSYNELAKFLPKDELLGKIASGEFVISKMFFWHKDTSVLEWLREQTTEFVGKVSLTSSGPFNMEVIPLGLSKWVGLQTFMDKWSIPASEIAAFGDAMNDFEILSHVGHPVVMENAEDEVKKLAKYMAKHHCEDGVACFIREYMLPNK
- a CDS encoding ATP-dependent metallopeptidase FtsH/Yme1/Tma family protein — protein: MNRFFRNTGFYLLIFLVTVGIVNFVLSGTDKMAPISYQELRNNLNQDNIEEASLRVEGGTYRVEGKLKQAPTGKESFYTNAPIYDEQLVKLINDKIDAKKIAKVEYKPAEGNSIWLTFLTSIIPFVIIFILFFFLLNQAQGGGSRVMNFGKSKAKLYNDEKKKVTFEDVAGADEEKAELVEVVEFLKDPRKFAAVGARIPKGVLLVGPPGTGKTLLARAVAGEAGVPFFSISGSDFVEMFVGVGASRVRDLFENAKKNAPCIIFIDEIDAVGRQRGAGLGGGHDEREQTLNQLLVEMDGFGANEGIIMIAATNRPDILDPALLRPGRFDRQVTVDRPDVRGREAVLKVHARNKPLGEDLNLDIIARRTPGFTGADLENLLNEAALLTARKNKKQINMLEVDEAIDRVIAGPAKKSRVVSEDERRLVAYHEAGHTIVGFHLKRADMVHKVTIIPRGQAGGYTIMLPKEDRFFATKKDLEDKIVGLLGGRVAEELVLGDISTGAHNDFQRATAIARSMITEYGMSNLGPMQFGQSQGQVFLGRDFGHERNYSEQIAYEIDQEMQRIINEQYQRCKDLLIQYGDQLEAIAQTLLRVETLDAEQIKQIVENGKLDKEPGEDDVVVNIQSKPEEAVNQVTIDKLTQEPKPEVTKTDETLDHPDNQEPK
- the tilS gene encoding tRNA lysidine(34) synthetase TilS; translated protein: MYEKVQKRMEQDKLLLPHESIVVGVSGGVDSTALLHILSKMNEQYQYGWNLYAVHLNHGFRGEESDQDAAYVEDLCHTLGVKCYSFYESVPDKMRETGQGPQVASRELRYQYYQQVAREVGASKVALAHHADDQVETILFRMVRGTSLHGFTGMPYRRWLQTEQIELVRPLLHVFREELEAYCEAYQLQPRHDSSNDSRKYKRNLLRHEVTPHLQQVNLRYREHVLQLAEMARVDDDYLQKLSQEALNRIIVRKEPDEIILDRKCLKTFDLALQRRMIPLILSYLATETEWSLQHVEAVLRIIFEGNPSAVLHLPSHIFVQRVYEQVCFRRQKATAQDLSQPYSYPIAIPGTTWIEEAGMFIHTKRYDSLSDLPNLLSLSPYIAVCDADALAGECIIRSRMPGDRIQLGKANHIYSKKIKELFIDEKVPKSRRDRIPILVAGDQIIWIPGVKRSTHAMIHEKSHAFVIMQADFREE
- the hpt gene encoding hypoxanthine phosphoribosyltransferase, producing the protein MNNDIKEIMLSKEEIDQKVKELGKILADEYRDKNPLVICILKGAIVFMADLLREMDIKCEMDFMAVSSYGNSTESSGVVRILKDLDATVQNRHVLIVEDIMDSGLTLSHLVELLKQRHAASVKVVTLLNKPERRNVNITPDYSGFTIPDEFVVGYGLDYAETYRNLPYIGVLKPEIYSK
- a CDS encoding serine/threonine protein kinase, producing the protein MKKMTVICKTMYSNSLLPDAPHYFTGKWHHQTYSVVKELGRGANGVVYLVLHEGKKVAIKMGADSIDLLMEANVLKSLQSHNQKIGPNIYDVDDMILKGKVYAFYAMEYIEGERLDHSLNRVGKEWLTLLCTQILSHLQIIHELGYVFGDLKPENIIVVQAGKQVCLIDFGGVTKSGHAVRQFTEEYDRANWQAGDRKADVAYDLFSLAVMMIRLTTDKEKWITLPVSGRHVQKLYDIIRDNELLAPYRPILVKALDGKYSTAAQMKADFLQAFRQKSETRVRVTKKTGEGIGSKIIGGIFVASMLLLAGSLYYVWM
- a CDS encoding VWA domain-containing protein; this translates as MGGTCMAKPATLRQILVVTDGCSNVGISPIAAATLAREQGITVNVIGVVDKNELGEKGEQEIREMAQAGGGLSDIVYPAQLAQTVQMLTRKAMTRTIQHVVNKELKQILGDAELDGLAPEKRMQVAGMVDELGEQSALEVVMIVDTSASMKNKMAAVQQAIYDFSISLRSRSGSSRMAVCSFPGKEKHLEVRIPWTDQVEKAYQLTAGLTMSGITPTGPAITEAIALFEHVELPKPLADRYRTSRKANEEDDGYLQDHVF